In Kordiimonas pumila, a single genomic region encodes these proteins:
- a CDS encoding 2Fe-2S iron-sulfur cluster-binding protein, which produces MPDIIFTRADGVKETVEADIGVSIMEAGRDAGVGVEGTCGGCLSCATCHVIVADSWFTELEPMTEDEDDMLDMAEERCATSRLGCQIAMTEALDGIEITVPENF; this is translated from the coding sequence ATGCCAGATATTATTTTCACGCGGGCAGACGGTGTAAAAGAAACTGTTGAAGCGGATATTGGTGTATCCATCATGGAAGCTGGCCGCGATGCAGGTGTTGGGGTTGAAGGCACCTGTGGTGGCTGTTTAAGCTGTGCCACATGCCATGTTATTGTAGCAGATAGCTGGTTTACGGAATTAGAACCCATGACGGAAGATGAGGATGATATGCTCGATATGGCAGAAGAACGGTGTGCCACATCGCGCCTTGGGTGCCAAATTGCCATGACAGAAGCTTTAGACGGCATTGAGATTACGGTACCTGAAAATTTCTGA
- a CDS encoding type 1 glutamine amidotransferase, giving the protein MPRILVMEGNPAQSRKKAQKQNIKMAGETYADIVRRYFPAIDIDTVYAADRDAEMPSGTDLKGYDGFIVGGSGLHCYDTTFEVLNQIELLKQATDAGLPVLGSCWGLQIAALAGGGAVERSPIGREIGVARKIHLTAEGQAHPLYAGKRLVFDSPCIHYDEVVKLPSGSTVLASNKHSHVQAAIIPLANSEVWAMQYHPEFELSNIAQLLGLYAADMMAEGFFKDEASLNAYIKNVRILASDPANKAASWQLAIDSDILDNAYQTLEIQNWVKAFILK; this is encoded by the coding sequence TTGCCGCGTATTTTGGTAATGGAGGGCAACCCAGCCCAAAGCCGTAAAAAGGCACAAAAGCAGAATATCAAAATGGCAGGCGAAACCTACGCTGATATTGTGCGCAGATATTTTCCGGCAATTGATATTGATACAGTATATGCCGCCGATAGAGATGCTGAGATGCCATCTGGCACAGACCTTAAAGGGTACGACGGGTTTATTGTTGGTGGCTCTGGCCTGCACTGCTATGATACGACATTTGAAGTGTTAAACCAGATTGAGCTCTTGAAGCAGGCGACAGATGCAGGTTTGCCAGTTCTTGGGAGCTGTTGGGGGTTGCAAATTGCGGCGCTTGCAGGGGGCGGTGCAGTAGAGCGCAGCCCAATTGGCCGAGAGATTGGCGTTGCCCGTAAAATTCATCTAACAGCAGAGGGGCAGGCACACCCATTATATGCCGGTAAACGTCTGGTTTTCGATAGCCCGTGTATACACTATGATGAAGTTGTAAAACTGCCTTCTGGCAGCACGGTTTTAGCCTCAAACAAGCATAGTCATGTGCAGGCGGCCATTATTCCACTTGCGAACTCTGAAGTGTGGGCAATGCAATATCATCCTGAATTTGAGCTATCGAATATTGCGCAGTTACTGGGGCTGTACGCGGCAGATATGATGGCTGAAGGCTTTTTTAAAGATGAAGCTTCGTTAAACGCTTATATTAAAAACGTGCGTATACTTGCAAGTGATCCAGCTAATAAGGCCGCATCATGGCAACTGGCAATTGACAGTGATATACTTGATAATGCTTACCAAACACTTGAAATCCAGAATTGGGTAAAGGCGTTTATCCTGAAATGA
- a CDS encoding DODA-type extradiol aromatic ring-opening family dioxygenase — MGEIVGVGLVSHAPPIMMPQETRFALNDGKEITLVPGLKQLRSEVIDVLKPDAVIVFDTHWFSTVEFIITGHERRSGKYTSEELPRGMKQIPFNLKGDASLAKLAAAEAVASGVPCIANDDPYLPIHYPTINIAHFLHSDERDEAWLSVSVCQTGTTKNFLDVGKAIGEAVKKSGKRVVLLASGGMSHRFWPLDELIYHEASDPIHVFTPEARAADEQRLAWFKAGDHASVINNMDAYMEHKPEGKFAHYLMMASAVGGTECKATGRLFGEYENSTGTGQVHVWFDRPENGWT; from the coding sequence ATGGGTGAAATTGTTGGTGTTGGGCTGGTGTCACATGCACCGCCAATCATGATGCCTCAGGAAACACGTTTTGCTTTGAATGACGGGAAAGAAATAACCCTCGTTCCGGGGCTGAAACAATTACGCAGTGAAGTGATTGATGTCTTAAAACCAGATGCTGTTATTGTGTTTGACACACACTGGTTTTCAACAGTTGAATTTATCATTACTGGGCATGAAAGGCGCAGTGGTAAATATACCTCTGAAGAGCTACCTCGCGGCATGAAGCAAATACCCTTTAACCTGAAAGGGGATGCAAGCCTTGCAAAGCTTGCTGCCGCAGAAGCTGTAGCATCAGGCGTGCCTTGTATTGCAAATGATGACCCCTACCTGCCCATCCATTACCCAACCATTAATATCGCGCATTTTTTGCATAGCGATGAGCGGGATGAAGCATGGCTTTCTGTTAGTGTTTGCCAAACAGGCACGACAAAGAATTTTTTAGATGTAGGAAAAGCCATTGGCGAAGCCGTTAAAAAATCTGGCAAACGTGTTGTCTTGCTTGCAAGCGGCGGCATGAGCCACAGGTTCTGGCCTCTTGATGAACTTATCTATCATGAAGCATCTGACCCCATTCATGTATTCACACCAGAAGCACGCGCCGCAGACGAGCAACGCCTTGCATGGTTTAAAGCAGGTGATCATGCGTCTGTTATCAACAATATGGATGCTTATATGGAGCACAAACCAGAAGGCAAGTTTGCCCACTATCTTATGATGGCATCTGCCGTTGGTGGCACAGAGTGTAAAGCCACAGGCCGGCTGTTCGGTGAATATGAAAATTCAACAGGTACCGGGCAGGTTCACGTATGGTTTGACCGCCCAGAAAATGGCTGGACCTAA
- the qhpR gene encoding AraC-like transcriptional regulator QhpR yields the protein MIEARVNLAVLAGWRELFERSEVANIEINRISELEFASSSSNKHEISLADFVALLEKIGNNVKRPNLFWRAGETYDFSVLGDVGEAILSAKTLRGALKRFTDYFLLLQDATELSFETGERFSVISYRILDPNIWPRTCDAAFTLGLCLQLIRKVAGYSWHEVEVTLECERSDVKSDIASCVGTHCTYGGEANMIRFPVSFLDRPFNPDYEVAAKTLNALSKKVIYKKRNMPISERVKTEIYSQLGQGRVDQNTIARELGMSGRTLRRKLTTEDVSFQAILDECRMRVASLELKTRRNISLSETALRLGYSEHSSFSRAFTRWCGMTPQDFRRVERTEYCAIM from the coding sequence GTGATTGAAGCCCGTGTTAACTTGGCAGTTCTTGCAGGATGGCGTGAATTATTTGAACGCAGCGAAGTTGCCAATATTGAAATTAACCGTATTTCCGAGCTTGAGTTTGCAAGCAGTAGTTCTAACAAACATGAAATAAGCCTTGCCGATTTTGTCGCGCTTTTAGAAAAAATTGGCAACAATGTTAAGCGCCCCAACCTGTTTTGGCGTGCTGGTGAGACATATGATTTTTCGGTTCTTGGTGATGTGGGCGAGGCGATCTTATCTGCAAAAACCTTGCGGGGTGCGTTGAAGCGCTTCACTGATTATTTTCTGTTGCTGCAAGATGCAACAGAGCTTAGCTTTGAAACAGGGGAACGGTTTTCTGTTATCAGTTACCGTATTCTCGACCCTAACATATGGCCGCGTACCTGTGATGCCGCTTTTACACTTGGGCTATGCTTGCAGCTTATTCGAAAGGTCGCGGGCTATAGCTGGCATGAAGTGGAAGTAACACTTGAATGTGAACGCAGCGACGTGAAAAGCGATATTGCTTCGTGTGTAGGCACGCACTGTACATACGGCGGCGAAGCAAATATGATCAGGTTTCCTGTAAGCTTTCTTGATAGGCCCTTTAACCCTGATTATGAAGTGGCCGCAAAAACGTTAAATGCCTTGAGTAAGAAGGTTATTTATAAAAAGCGTAATATGCCGATTTCAGAGCGGGTAAAAACAGAAATTTATAGCCAGCTTGGGCAGGGGCGTGTGGACCAGAATACTATTGCGCGTGAACTGGGTATGTCTGGCCGAACTTTGCGCCGCAAGTTAACAACGGAAGATGTATCCTTTCAGGCTATACTCGATGAATGCCGTATGCGGGTTGCGTCGCTTGAACTTAAAACACGCCGTAATATATCGCTTTCAGAAACGGCACTGCGCCTTGGCTATTCAGAGCATAGCAGTTTTTCGCGGGCCTTTACGCGGTGGTGCGGTATGACACCACAAGATTTCAGGCGAGTAGAGCGCACAGAGTACTGCGCTATAATGTGA
- a CDS encoding TonB-dependent receptor, which yields MNTRFTAALLASASIVAFSALPQAAQAQMFEEIVVTAQKRDQSLSDVGVSVTAFSGESIERLGFTNSVDIVAQVPGLNVGTPVGEGNNPAFTLRGVGLNDFNDNSESPIAIYQDGVYVSALAGMTFQLFDVERVEVLRGPQGTLYGRNATGGLIHFISKKPTDEFEAYARATYGSYNQIKLEGAISGPLSDTVSGRLSFSSNNHDGYNENRIGRDGNEADSKAVRGLLDFKLADNHNLMLKGYYSKADTIAAQYQHVPSDGVSDIYGYSDTDGDTHAGAYDRAGALNIEAYGVSGTYEGTWGEVDVTNVLSYSKTDKFHQEDTDAGPVSGILPTFQANIRQISEELTFSGGNDKFNWVLGGFFFDTKVVGKLDLLVNWYAGFANAVDSDPTVFDGLLGAGTPSLGATADDVLLPAIGYDVDYTQDTQSISGYGQVEYNLDEKWKVTFGLRYTNEKRHIEYLNAMPAGYLLNDAFGGVLGMQSYMDFRTGANNNGTGIPGLDAGAVGNLNDNDFNNVSGKVGLDYAANDDLLLYVSVSRGFKSGGFNAGFLDATDGLTTANVPYDSEKLTSYEAGFKWNSTGGMFRVNGAAFYYDYKDFQALGFSGLSQFITNSDATYKGMELEVGATPAEGLSIQLGASYLDAQVDGVFIDGVYFPDVTPVLAPEFTANGLVHYEKPVTALKGIVGATVSFNHQGSHYFDITNSASSKQKAYTLVDARLSWMSENESVELAAFAKNIFGKDYNVYSFDFTGTAGFLQEMPGRPKWFGAELTLRY from the coding sequence ATGAATACCAGATTTACTGCAGCCTTGTTGGCTTCTGCATCCATTGTGGCCTTTAGCGCTTTACCGCAAGCTGCGCAGGCGCAGATGTTTGAAGAAATTGTTGTAACGGCGCAAAAGCGTGACCAAAGCCTTAGCGATGTTGGTGTTTCTGTTACTGCTTTTTCGGGCGAGTCTATCGAGCGGCTTGGTTTTACCAATAGCGTGGATATTGTGGCGCAGGTGCCAGGCTTGAATGTTGGTACGCCTGTTGGGGAAGGTAATAACCCTGCCTTTACACTGCGTGGTGTTGGCCTGAATGACTTTAATGACAATAGTGAATCTCCTATCGCGATCTATCAGGATGGTGTTTATGTGTCTGCGCTTGCGGGCATGACATTTCAGCTTTTTGATGTGGAACGTGTTGAGGTTTTAAGAGGGCCACAAGGCACACTTTATGGCCGTAACGCAACGGGTGGTCTTATTCATTTTATTTCGAAAAAGCCAACGGATGAATTTGAAGCTTATGCAAGGGCAACATACGGCAGCTATAATCAGATTAAGCTGGAAGGTGCTATTAGTGGCCCTCTAAGTGACACAGTTTCCGGCAGGCTTTCTTTTTCAAGCAATAATCATGATGGCTATAATGAAAACCGTATTGGTCGTGATGGTAATGAAGCTGATAGTAAGGCTGTTCGGGGCCTGCTTGATTTCAAGCTTGCGGACAATCACAACCTAATGCTGAAAGGCTATTACTCAAAAGCCGACACTATTGCCGCACAGTATCAACATGTGCCATCTGATGGTGTGTCTGATATTTATGGATACAGCGATACAGACGGCGACACGCATGCAGGTGCTTATGACCGCGCTGGTGCCCTGAATATTGAAGCATACGGCGTTTCAGGTACCTATGAGGGCACATGGGGCGAGGTTGATGTGACGAATGTTTTATCCTACAGCAAAACAGACAAGTTCCACCAAGAAGACACAGACGCTGGCCCAGTAAGCGGTATTCTACCAACATTTCAGGCGAATATCAGGCAAATTTCTGAAGAGCTGACCTTTTCAGGCGGTAATGATAAATTTAACTGGGTGCTGGGAGGTTTCTTCTTTGACACCAAGGTTGTTGGCAAGCTTGACCTACTCGTAAACTGGTATGCAGGTTTTGCGAATGCGGTTGATTCCGACCCAACCGTGTTTGATGGCTTGCTCGGCGCTGGTACGCCTTCTCTTGGGGCAACGGCAGATGATGTGCTTTTACCTGCTATTGGCTATGATGTTGATTATACACAGGATACCCAGTCAATTTCAGGCTACGGTCAGGTTGAGTATAATCTGGATGAAAAATGGAAAGTTACTTTTGGTCTGCGCTACACCAATGAAAAACGCCATATAGAATATCTAAACGCTATGCCAGCAGGATACCTTCTGAATGATGCCTTTGGTGGTGTTCTTGGTATGCAGTCTTATATGGATTTCCGTACAGGGGCTAATAATAACGGTACCGGCATACCGGGGCTGGATGCTGGCGCTGTGGGCAATCTGAACGATAATGATTTTAATAATGTGTCTGGTAAAGTCGGGCTGGATTATGCTGCAAACGATGATCTGCTTCTGTATGTAAGTGTTAGTCGGGGCTTTAAGTCTGGTGGGTTTAATGCCGGTTTCCTTGATGCAACAGACGGCCTTACAACAGCGAATGTACCTTACGATTCTGAAAAGCTGACATCGTATGAAGCTGGTTTCAAGTGGAACTCAACGGGTGGTATGTTCCGCGTTAACGGCGCTGCTTTCTATTACGACTATAAAGACTTTCAGGCGCTTGGTTTCTCTGGCCTTTCACAGTTTATTACAAACTCGGATGCCACCTATAAAGGCATGGAGCTTGAAGTGGGTGCAACCCCTGCCGAAGGGCTTTCCATTCAATTAGGGGCAAGCTATCTCGATGCTCAGGTTGACGGTGTCTTTATTGATGGTGTTTACTTCCCTGATGTAACGCCTGTGCTTGCGCCTGAGTTTACCGCGAACGGCCTTGTACACTATGAAAAGCCGGTTACTGCCCTGAAGGGTATTGTTGGTGCGACTGTTAGCTTTAACCACCAAGGTAGTCATTATTTTGACATTACCAATTCGGCAAGCTCAAAACAAAAGGCTTATACTCTTGTTGATGCAAGGCTTTCATGGATGAGTGAAAATGAAAGCGTAGAACTGGCAGCCTTTGCCAAAAATATCTTTGGTAAAGACTATAATGTTTATTCCTTCGACTTCACCGGTACAGCGGGCTTTTTGCAGGAAATGCCGGGCCGCCCCAAATGGTTCGGGGCTGAGCTAACCTTGCGCTACTAA